Genomic window (Candidatus Anaeroferrophillus wilburensis):
CACGCTGGCGGAAGTTGATCCCGAACCAGACAGAGGTCGCCAGAGCCATGAGCATCATGACCACCAGCAGTTCCACCAGGGTAAAACCCGGTGAACGAACCATTGAACGTCGGATGATCATCTGCACATGCACCCACGTAAATGAACGGTTTACGGACCGATAGTCATAAAGGAGTCATCTAAAAGGGACAAAGCAGCCCTGACCCCATGAGGGGATTGTGGTTTTTATTCCCAGCTGTTGATGTCCTGGTTGTCGCCGTCGCCGCCGGCCTGGCCGTCGGCACCATAGGAGGAAAGGTCATACTCGCCATGATCTCCGGGACACTTGTAAGCATAGCTGTTGCCCCAAGGATCATGGGGGATATCTTTGGGCAAATAGGGACCGTCCCAGCGATCCCGGCTTTCCGGTTTGCGGCGCAGAGCCTCAAGCCCCTCTTCGGTGCTGGGGTACTGGTCATTGTCCAGCCGGAATGAATCAAGGGCGGTTCCCAACAGGGCAATCTGGGCCTGGGCCGTCTTCTGCTTGGCACCGCCGACTTTTTTAAACAACTTGGGCGCCACCAGCGAGGCCAGCAGGCCGATAATAACCATCACAATAAGCAGCTCAATCAAGGTAAAACCGCTTCGACCAACCAACCACTTCCGCACTCCCTGTTTCATGCCCACGCCTCACTCTCTTTCTCTCATGGCCGCCAAAACGCCGAGCCTAAACTCCAGCCTCAAAAATCATGAAATCCAGTATCCCCTCAGCCTTTTACCTTTCGCCTTTAGCCTTTTGCCAATCCACACCCTACACCGTCCACCATTCTTTTATTACAGTCCCATCTCGTTGACGCTGAAAATGGCCAGTAGCATGGAAACCACCATAGCCCCGATCACCAGCCCCATGACCAGGATGACCACCGGCTCAAAAAGGGCGGTAAACTTCCTAATGCTGACCTTCAAATCCCGGTCATACATATCGGCAACCTTCTTGAGCATCTCCGCCAACCGGCCGGTCTCCTCGCCAACGCCGATCATGTGGATGGCCAGGGAGGGAAACAAAGCACCGTTGGCCAGCGAACGGGACATGCTGTCCCCACGCTTCAAATCACCGTGCAGCTGGTCGAGAAAGACATAAAGAACCTGATTCATCACCACGCCGCGGACAATCTGTAGTGACTCAAGGATTGGGACACCGCTGGCCAGCAGGGTGCCCATGGTCCGGGTGAAGCGGGAAATCTCTGTTTTGTGATGAATGGCTCCGAAGACCGGCAGCCGCAGCTTTAAACGGTCCCAGCGCAGCCTACCGGCCGGCGTCCGACACCAGGAACGCCAGCCAATGACGGCCGCCACCACCAGACCGGCCAGCAGCCACCAGGTGGAGCGCAAAAAGGTGCCGGCGGCCAGCATCAACCGGGTGGCCAGGGGCAGCGCCACCCCCATATCGGTAAAAATAAGGGCAAACTTGGGAATCACAAAGGTAAGCAGGACCAGGATCGACGCCCCGGCAGTAAACAGCAGAATCAGCGGGTAGGTAAGGGCCGAGACCAGATATTCCTTGAGTTCCTGGATGCCGCCCAGGTAGTCGGCAACGCTGGTAAGCGACTGCTCCAGAACACCCCCCGACTCGCCGGCTTTTACCATGTTGACCATAATCGGCGGGAACACCCCGGCATACGCCTCCAGCGCCTGCCACAAGGTGCTGCCCTCCTTGACCCGCTGGTGGACGCCGCTGATAACCTGACTGAAGGCTTTGCCCTCCACCAGTTCACCGACAATCACCAGGCTCCTAGTCAGGGAAACCCCGGAACGCAACAGGATGGCCAGGTCCTCGGCAAAAAGAATCAGCTCTCTGCCGCTGACCCCACGCCGCCCCGGCAACCCGAGCTTGGCCAGCAACTGCTGGAATCCTGGAAGCGACAAGGAGCGGCAGGTCTGCCCTTTCGGGACCACTTTTTCCGGC
Coding sequences:
- the gspG gene encoding type II secretion system major pseudopilin GspG, with product MKQGVRKWLVGRSGFTLIELLIVMVIIGLLASLVAPKLFKKVGGAKQKTAQAQIALLGTALDSFRLDNDQYPSTEEGLEALRRKPESRDRWDGPYLPKDIPHDPWGNSYAYKCPGDHGEYDLSSYGADGQAGGDGDNQDINSWE
- a CDS encoding type II secretion system F family protein translates to MVEQEYTYQAVGSDGKLTTGHLPGIDARQVARSLQQQGLIPIRITPVVDSGQPEKVVPKGQTCRSLSLPGFQQLLAKLGLPGRRGVSGRELILFAEDLAILLRSGVSLTRSLVIVGELVEGKAFSQVISGVHQRVKEGSTLWQALEAYAGVFPPIMVNMVKAGESGGVLEQSLTSVADYLGGIQELKEYLVSALTYPLILLFTAGASILVLLTFVIPKFALIFTDMGVALPLATRLMLAAGTFLRSTWWLLAGLVVAAVIGWRSWCRTPAGRLRWDRLKLRLPVFGAIHHKTEISRFTRTMGTLLASGVPILESLQIVRGVVMNQVLYVFLDQLHGDLKRGDSMSRSLANGALFPSLAIHMIGVGEETGRLAEMLKKVADMYDRDLKVSIRKFTALFEPVVILVMGLVIGAMVVSMLLAIFSVNEMGL